In Chitinophaga nivalis, a single genomic region encodes these proteins:
- a CDS encoding RNA polymerase sigma factor produces MTEKEYNKCVDLYSDNLFRFIVKNLEHAEDARDVVQNSFEILWKHCKDVPFEKAKSYLFTVGYHNMIDHVRKVKRITLVDQFKDEEKISENRVHNAKEVLEKALSKLSEVQRSLILLKDYEGYSYDEIGEMMELNPSQVKVYLHRARIHLKNYLVKMENVI; encoded by the coding sequence ATGACGGAAAAGGAGTACAATAAATGTGTGGATCTGTATTCGGACAACCTGTTTCGCTTTATTGTTAAAAATTTGGAACATGCGGAAGATGCCAGGGATGTAGTACAGAATTCATTCGAGATATTGTGGAAGCACTGTAAGGACGTGCCTTTTGAAAAGGCAAAGTCCTACTTATTTACAGTTGGCTACCACAATATGATTGATCATGTACGTAAGGTAAAGCGGATTACACTGGTGGATCAGTTTAAGGATGAAGAGAAAATATCGGAAAACAGGGTGCATAACGCAAAGGAAGTACTCGAAAAGGCATTATCCAAGTTGAGTGAGGTACAACGGTCACTCATTCTGCTCAAAGACTATGAAGGGTATAGCTATGATGAAATCGGTGAAATGATGGAGCTGAATCCGTCCCAGGTAAAGGTTTACCTGCACCGCGCCAGAATACATCTCAAAAATTATCTGGTGAAAATGGAAAATGTAATATGA
- the kbl gene encoding glycine C-acetyltransferase, which yields MNERFITRLREELGDIDKAGLYKRERIITSEQGAEIQVGGKTVLNFCANNYLGLSSHPAVVKAAKEAIDTHGYGMSSVRFICGTQDLHKELEDKISKFLGTEDTILYVAAFDANGGVFEPLFGEQDAIISDALNHASIIDGVRLCKAQRFRYEHNNMADLEVKLQEAKDCRSRIIVTDGSFSMDGTIAQLDKICELADKYDAIVMTDESHSSGFLGKTGRGTHEYCGVMGRVDIITGTLGKALGGASGGFTSGRKEVIDILRQRSRPYLFSNSVAPSIVGASIAVLDMLSETTALRDKLEYNTQYFRTKMTEAGFDIKPGDHPIVPVMLYDAVLSQQFADKLLQEGIYVIGFFFPVVAKGQARIRVQLSAAHEQAHLDKAIAAFTKIGKELGVIK from the coding sequence ATGAATGAGAGGTTTATAACCCGCCTGCGGGAAGAGCTGGGCGACATCGACAAAGCTGGCCTGTACAAGAGAGAACGTATTATCACGTCTGAACAGGGAGCCGAAATACAGGTAGGTGGTAAAACAGTGCTTAACTTCTGTGCCAACAACTACCTTGGCTTATCTTCCCACCCGGCTGTGGTAAAGGCTGCCAAAGAAGCTATTGACACCCATGGTTACGGTATGAGCAGTGTTCGTTTCATCTGCGGTACCCAGGATCTGCACAAAGAACTGGAAGATAAGATCTCCAAATTTCTGGGCACCGAAGACACCATTCTCTATGTAGCCGCATTTGATGCCAATGGTGGCGTATTTGAGCCACTCTTCGGCGAGCAGGATGCCATCATTTCCGATGCCCTCAACCATGCCTCCATCATTGACGGTGTACGCCTGTGTAAAGCACAGCGCTTCCGTTACGAACACAATAACATGGCCGATCTGGAAGTTAAACTCCAGGAAGCGAAAGACTGCCGGAGCCGTATCATCGTTACAGATGGCTCTTTCAGCATGGACGGTACTATTGCCCAGCTGGATAAGATCTGTGAACTGGCAGATAAATATGACGCCATTGTCATGACGGATGAAAGCCATTCTTCCGGATTCCTCGGCAAAACGGGTCGTGGTACCCACGAATACTGTGGCGTAATGGGTCGGGTAGATATCATCACCGGTACCCTGGGTAAAGCCCTGGGTGGTGCTTCCGGCGGTTTCACCAGCGGACGCAAAGAAGTGATCGACATCCTGCGTCAGCGCAGCCGTCCTTACCTGTTCTCCAACTCCGTAGCTCCCAGCATCGTAGGCGCTTCCATCGCCGTACTGGATATGCTGAGTGAAACCACAGCCCTGCGCGATAAACTGGAATACAATACCCAATACTTCCGGACCAAAATGACCGAAGCCGGTTTTGATATTAAACCCGGTGATCACCCGATTGTGCCCGTAATGCTGTATGATGCGGTATTGAGCCAGCAATTTGCAGACAAACTGCTGCAGGAAGGGATCTATGTTATCGGGTTCTTCTTCCCGGTAGTAGCCAAAGGTCAGGCACGTATCCGCGTACAGCTGAGTGCCGCCCACGAACAGGCCCACCTGGACAAGGCGATTGCAGCTTTCACTAAAATAGGCAAGGAATTAGGCGTTATCAAGTAA
- the blaOXA gene encoding class D beta-lactamase: MLAAIGLSLAACAPNNVKEEKNWEQYFAKHKVEGTFMLFNNSQGTFRVYNLERAKKRFLPASTFKILNSLVGLHTGAIRDTAMVIPWDGVTRPIEAWNHDLSMQAAFKASAVPYFQEVARRIGKPTMQMWLDSIKYGNMKISRIDTFWLDNSLQISPDEELGFVKKLYFDQLPFAKTTMKTVREVMLMEKTPKYELSYKTGLGTTNDVKRIGWIVGWIEENRHPSFFVLNIETENAQLNMPEVRMEILRNILTDAGYFKGEM, from the coding sequence ATGCTTGCTGCGATAGGTTTATCTCTGGCAGCCTGTGCACCGAATAATGTTAAAGAGGAAAAAAACTGGGAACAGTATTTTGCCAAACACAAAGTAGAAGGCACTTTTATGCTGTTCAACAACAGCCAGGGTACGTTCAGGGTATACAATCTGGAGCGAGCTAAAAAACGCTTCCTGCCAGCATCTACCTTCAAAATTTTAAATTCCCTGGTAGGCCTGCACACCGGCGCTATCCGCGACACTGCCATGGTGATTCCCTGGGATGGCGTAACCCGCCCCATTGAAGCATGGAATCATGACCTGAGCATGCAGGCAGCGTTCAAAGCATCCGCAGTTCCTTATTTCCAGGAAGTAGCCCGTCGTATCGGTAAACCTACCATGCAGATGTGGCTGGACTCCATTAAATACGGTAACATGAAAATCAGCCGGATAGATACCTTCTGGCTGGACAACTCCCTGCAGATATCCCCTGACGAAGAACTGGGTTTTGTAAAGAAACTGTACTTCGATCAGCTTCCTTTTGCCAAAACCACCATGAAAACGGTGAGAGAAGTGATGCTCATGGAAAAAACGCCTAAATATGAGCTGTCTTACAAAACAGGATTAGGCACCACCAATGATGTAAAAAGAATTGGCTGGATCGTAGGCTGGATCGAAGAAAACCGCCACCCCAGCTTCTTTGTACTCAATATAGAAACAGAAAATGCCCAGCTCAATATGCCGGAAGTACGCATGGAGATTCTCCGGAATATCCTGACAGATGCCGGTTATTTTAAAGGCGAAATGTAA
- a CDS encoding VWA domain-containing protein, with protein MLRFQHSEYLWALIFLLFLQVAFLGVSWWKRRSIRQMGDPALVEKLFTGYSRKLFVLKFLLIFLAFFFGVLGLANLQKGSRMEKITRKGVDVMIALDVSKSMMATDIQPDRLTRAKQLISKLMDKLDNDRVGLVVFAGNAYLQMPLTVDYSAAKMYLSTVSPDMIPTQGTAIGQAIQVSDDAFNKKERKHKALVLISDGEDHDETAIQKTKAAFENGVVTNTIGIGSVSGSPLPDPETGGYKKDRQGNTVISKLNEEELKTIAAAGKGMYQHLDNNTDDVVNTLVAKIDSMEQKEFGENVFTDYNSYFQYFLGLSLALLLIEFFIPEIRHKRVSTDSQPA; from the coding sequence ATGTTACGATTTCAACATAGTGAATACTTATGGGCGCTGATTTTCCTGTTGTTTTTACAGGTAGCCTTCCTGGGCGTATCCTGGTGGAAACGCCGTTCGATACGGCAGATGGGAGATCCGGCACTGGTAGAAAAATTATTCACCGGTTATTCCCGCAAACTGTTTGTACTGAAGTTTCTCCTGATCTTCCTGGCATTTTTCTTCGGAGTACTGGGATTGGCTAATCTCCAGAAAGGTAGCCGTATGGAAAAGATCACCCGGAAAGGGGTAGACGTAATGATTGCGCTGGACGTGAGCAAAAGTATGATGGCTACCGATATTCAACCGGACCGGCTGACCCGCGCCAAGCAACTCATCAGCAAACTGATGGACAAACTGGATAACGATCGCGTAGGTCTGGTGGTTTTTGCCGGCAATGCCTATCTCCAGATGCCCCTCACCGTAGATTATTCTGCTGCCAAAATGTATCTCAGCACCGTATCGCCCGATATGATTCCTACACAGGGTACCGCCATCGGGCAAGCAATACAGGTATCTGACGATGCTTTCAATAAAAAAGAACGCAAACACAAAGCCCTCGTACTCATTTCAGATGGGGAAGATCATGACGAAACCGCCATACAGAAAACCAAAGCGGCTTTTGAAAACGGGGTAGTCACCAATACCATCGGGATCGGCTCTGTCAGCGGTTCTCCCCTGCCCGATCCGGAAACCGGCGGCTATAAAAAAGACCGTCAGGGTAATACCGTTATCTCCAAACTGAATGAAGAAGAGCTGAAAACCATTGCCGCTGCAGGTAAAGGGATGTATCAACACCTGGATAACAATACAGATGATGTAGTCAACACCCTGGTTGCCAAGATAGACAGCATGGAACAAAAAGAATTCGGGGAAAACGTGTTTACAGATTACAATAGTTATTTTCAATATTTCCTGGGCCTGAGCCTGGCACTGCTGCTGATTGAGTTTTTTATTCCGGAAATACGCCACAAACGCGTTTCCACTGATTCGCAGCCAGCTTAA
- a CDS encoding tetratricopeptide repeat protein — protein MKITFIRYSIITTVALFAGLHTFAQNGTNKYIRKGNELYQKQQFTDAEANYKKALEQNARSPIGNYNLGNSLYQQKRYEDARKQYANSAKLGEKNDLKSSADYNIGNTFMEDKKWEESIKSYKQALKLNPADEDARYNLAYAQTMLKKQQQGGGGDKNKDDKNKDKNKDKNKDDKNKDQNKDKDKDQQDKDKNKDQNKDQQDKNKDKDKDKEEQQKPEPQPSKLNKQEAERLLQALAQEEKKLQDKAKKVKGQPSQVEKDW, from the coding sequence ATGAAAATTACATTTATCAGATATTCTATTATCACTACGGTAGCACTGTTCGCAGGTTTACACACCTTTGCACAGAATGGCACCAACAAATATATCCGCAAAGGGAATGAGCTGTATCAGAAGCAGCAGTTTACAGATGCGGAGGCCAACTACAAAAAAGCACTGGAACAAAATGCCAGATCTCCCATCGGCAACTATAACCTGGGCAATAGTCTTTACCAGCAAAAACGCTATGAAGATGCCCGTAAACAATATGCCAACAGCGCGAAACTGGGAGAAAAAAACGACCTGAAATCCAGTGCAGATTATAACATCGGCAACACCTTCATGGAAGATAAAAAGTGGGAAGAAAGTATTAAGTCCTATAAACAGGCACTGAAACTGAATCCTGCAGATGAAGATGCCCGCTATAACCTGGCTTATGCGCAAACCATGCTGAAAAAACAACAGCAAGGCGGTGGCGGCGACAAGAACAAAGACGATAAGAATAAAGATAAAAACAAGGACAAGAACAAAGACGACAAAAACAAGGATCAGAATAAAGACAAGGATAAAGACCAGCAGGACAAGGATAAAAACAAAGATCAGAACAAAGACCAGCAGGATAAAAATAAGGATAAGGACAAAGACAAGGAAGAGCAGCAAAAGCCCGAACCACAGCCCAGCAAACTGAATAAACAAGAAGCAGAACGTTTGCTGCAGGCACTAGCACAGGAAGAAAAGAAATTACAGGATAAAGCCAAAAAAGTAAAAGGCCAGCCAAGTCAGGTAGAGAAAGATTGGTAA
- a CDS encoding efflux RND transporter periplasmic adaptor subunit yields MNIKNYSLLYRSMTAAALLPLGLFFAGCHNTQAEDESGKESEGVQVKMIHLQKSQLEASLKLPGEIKPFQFVDLYAKVNSYVKSVQVDLGSQVSAGQVLATLDAPEMNTQLLEAQSRLHTKEAMFRASRATYERLLKTSKVPGTISPNDLDMAFEKMSADSAELLSSRSSYHEVQQMLGYLTIRAPFSGVISQRNVHPGTYVGPAGKGSDKPLFRLEEQQKLRLAVAVPEIYTDDAHHAGDVHFTVKSLPGDTFTAHVSRIAGSLDTKLRSELLEMDIANINRKLLPGMYAEVQVPLPGKKDVYVVPKGAIVSNSEKVFVIKSVNGKAVWVPVQRGNEANGQVEIFGNLSDQDILVQNASDEIKEGTSLQAAAK; encoded by the coding sequence ATGAACATAAAAAATTACAGCCTGTTGTATCGTAGCATGACGGCTGCTGCATTACTGCCATTAGGTTTGTTTTTCGCCGGCTGCCATAATACCCAGGCAGAAGATGAATCAGGTAAAGAGAGTGAAGGTGTACAGGTGAAAATGATTCACCTGCAGAAAAGTCAATTGGAAGCCAGCCTGAAATTACCGGGTGAAATAAAACCGTTTCAGTTTGTAGATCTGTATGCGAAAGTGAATAGTTATGTGAAAAGTGTACAGGTAGATTTAGGTAGCCAGGTGAGTGCCGGTCAGGTACTGGCTACGCTGGATGCACCGGAAATGAATACCCAGCTGCTGGAAGCGCAGAGCCGCCTCCATACCAAAGAAGCGATGTTCAGGGCCAGCCGCGCTACCTACGAACGTTTACTGAAAACCAGTAAAGTACCCGGAACCATTTCTCCCAATGACCTGGATATGGCCTTTGAAAAAATGAGCGCCGATAGTGCAGAGTTGTTGTCTTCCCGGTCATCCTATCACGAAGTACAGCAGATGCTGGGCTATCTCACCATCCGTGCACCATTCAGCGGGGTAATCAGTCAGCGTAATGTGCACCCGGGTACCTATGTAGGCCCCGCCGGCAAAGGTTCTGATAAACCGCTGTTCCGGCTGGAAGAACAACAAAAACTGCGTCTGGCAGTGGCGGTGCCGGAAATCTATACCGATGATGCACATCATGCCGGAGATGTACATTTCACAGTGAAGTCGTTGCCGGGAGATACTTTTACCGCGCATGTATCCCGTATCGCAGGTAGTCTGGATACCAAACTGCGTTCCGAGTTGCTGGAAATGGATATTGCTAACATCAACCGGAAATTATTACCAGGTATGTATGCAGAAGTACAGGTACCGCTGCCCGGAAAAAAAGATGTATACGTTGTGCCGAAAGGGGCGATTGTGAGTAATTCAGAAAAAGTATTCGTTATTAAATCCGTGAACGGAAAAGCAGTATGGGTGCCGGTGCAAAGAGGCAATGAAGCCAACGGCCAGGTAGAGATTTTCGGTAACCTGTCCGACCAGGATATACTGGTGCAGAATGCCAGCGATGAAATTAAAGAAGGCACCTCATTGCAAGCTGCCGCGAAATAA
- a CDS encoding efflux RND transporter permease subunit → MNLIKTALQKPVAIVVMVVGLLFFGVSSLRDIKIDIFPDLNLPSIYVSQPYGGMSPQQMEGFIATNYQNLFLYVSGIKDIETKNIQGLTMLKLSFYEGTNMAQAAAEVTAMANRAFASMPAGTQPPFIIRFDASTLPIGQLALSSATRSNNELQDLAMTIVRPSFSRIAGLSSPAPFGGNSRTVLINVDPALMRSHHLTPDQIVAAVKDNNQISPAGNVRIGDITYLTPNNTVMRKVKDFETIPLVMGDGPTVYLKDVARVEDGADVTTSYAVINGKRSVYLPAIKTADASTWTVVKDLKAALPNIQKLLPEDVKVSFEFDQSTYVINAVKSLVSEGAIGAVLTGLMVLLFLGDKRSAFIVILTIPVSILIGVMCLKLAGQTINIMTLSGLALAIGILVDMATVTIENIHQHLEMGKPKAKAILDACREIAFPELLILFCILAVFAPSFTMRGVPRAMFLPLSLAIGFSMIAAYLLAQTLVPILANWILKADHFKGHTTHHATLALTHEEATDLEKDLMHERKHPAKLKGFEKFKMRFLGLLESLMRVRKGVVIGYLGGIVVVIVLCMSTIGRDILPKLNNGQFQLRLKAPEGTRIERSEAMLLKGVSILKEMVGEKNIEITSSFIGTHPSSYSTNPIYLFMAGPNEAVMQVNLKEDYKVNMDDFKEKYRKKLHQQMPEVKLSFEPIDLTDKVMSQGAATPVEVAIMGKNLAESKPFAEKVLAEMKKIPYLRDVQINQPLNYPAIRVNIDRERAGQLGVSVTDIAKSLTAATSSSRFTEKNVWLDEKNATSYFVQISVPENQMSSMNDMAAIPVSKNQTRPFLGDVATLQPDTVIGEYDRVGAVRIISIGANVHKKDLGRAADAVDKAIKRAGEPPRGMSVEKRGLMNLLTETLDSLQSGLLVAIIVILLLLAANFQSFKVALVIVSTIPAVLAGSLIMLLLTGSTLNLQSYMGIIMSVGVSVANAILLVTNAEKLRLENSDARKSALESAAVRLRPILMTSIAMVVGMIPMASGLGEAGDQTAPLGRAVIGGLIASTFASLLILPLIFSWVQRKATVKSASLDPEDKNSEFYIPDATHA, encoded by the coding sequence ATGAATCTGATTAAAACCGCCTTACAAAAACCAGTTGCCATCGTTGTGATGGTAGTAGGACTGTTGTTCTTTGGCGTTTCTTCCCTGAGAGATATAAAAATAGACATCTTCCCGGATCTGAACCTGCCTTCTATCTACGTATCGCAGCCCTATGGCGGGATGTCGCCGCAACAGATGGAAGGATTTATTGCTACCAACTACCAGAACCTGTTCCTGTATGTTAGTGGTATCAAAGACATTGAAACAAAGAATATACAAGGGTTAACCATGCTTAAGTTGTCCTTCTATGAAGGCACCAATATGGCACAGGCAGCAGCAGAGGTAACCGCCATGGCCAATCGTGCATTTGCATCGATGCCTGCCGGTACACAGCCACCGTTTATTATACGGTTCGATGCCTCTACGCTGCCTATCGGCCAGTTGGCACTGAGCAGCGCTACCCGCAGCAATAATGAGCTGCAGGATCTGGCCATGACTATCGTCAGGCCATCCTTCTCCCGTATTGCGGGGCTCAGCTCCCCGGCACCTTTTGGTGGTAACTCCCGTACTGTACTGATTAATGTAGACCCGGCCCTGATGCGCAGCCATCACCTTACCCCGGATCAGATAGTAGCGGCCGTAAAAGACAACAACCAGATATCCCCCGCCGGAAACGTACGTATCGGCGATATTACTTACCTCACGCCCAATAATACCGTGATGCGTAAGGTGAAGGATTTTGAAACCATTCCCCTGGTGATGGGAGATGGCCCTACCGTATACCTGAAAGATGTGGCCCGCGTAGAAGATGGCGCTGATGTGACCACCAGCTATGCCGTTATCAATGGCAAACGATCTGTATACCTGCCGGCTATTAAAACAGCGGATGCTTCCACCTGGACAGTTGTAAAAGACCTGAAAGCAGCCCTGCCCAATATCCAGAAATTATTACCGGAAGATGTAAAAGTATCTTTTGAATTTGACCAGAGTACCTATGTGATCAACGCGGTGAAAAGCCTGGTGAGTGAAGGTGCTATTGGGGCTGTACTCACCGGTTTGATGGTATTGCTGTTTCTGGGAGATAAACGTAGTGCCTTTATTGTTATCCTGACTATTCCTGTCTCTATTCTGATTGGTGTCATGTGCCTGAAACTGGCCGGACAAACCATCAACATTATGACCCTGAGCGGCCTGGCACTGGCCATTGGCATCCTGGTGGATATGGCTACGGTGACCATTGAAAATATTCACCAGCACCTGGAAATGGGCAAGCCCAAAGCCAAGGCAATTTTGGATGCCTGCCGTGAAATAGCCTTCCCGGAATTGCTGATACTGTTTTGTATCCTCGCGGTATTCGCCCCTTCCTTTACCATGAGAGGCGTGCCCCGTGCCATGTTCCTGCCGCTGTCGCTGGCCATCGGATTTTCTATGATTGCCGCTTACCTGCTGGCCCAGACATTGGTACCTATTCTGGCAAACTGGATACTGAAAGCAGATCATTTTAAAGGACATACCACCCATCATGCTACGCTGGCGCTTACGCACGAAGAAGCAACGGACCTGGAAAAAGACTTAATGCACGAGCGTAAGCATCCGGCGAAGCTGAAGGGTTTTGAGAAATTCAAAATGCGCTTCCTGGGTCTATTGGAAAGCCTGATGCGCGTACGTAAAGGCGTTGTGATTGGTTACCTCGGAGGTATTGTGGTGGTGATTGTATTATGTATGAGCACCATCGGCCGGGATATTCTGCCGAAGCTCAACAACGGACAATTCCAGCTGCGCCTGAAAGCGCCCGAAGGCACGCGCATAGAGCGCTCCGAAGCCATGTTGCTGAAAGGTGTGAGCATCCTGAAAGAAATGGTAGGAGAAAAGAACATAGAAATCACTTCTTCTTTCATTGGTACCCATCCATCCTCTTATTCCACCAACCCGATCTATCTCTTTATGGCTGGTCCCAACGAAGCGGTGATGCAGGTAAATCTGAAAGAGGATTACAAGGTGAATATGGATGACTTCAAGGAGAAGTACCGGAAAAAATTACACCAGCAGATGCCGGAAGTGAAATTGAGTTTTGAACCGATTGACCTGACCGATAAGGTAATGAGCCAGGGTGCTGCTACCCCCGTGGAAGTAGCCATCATGGGGAAAAACCTGGCAGAGAGCAAGCCTTTTGCAGAGAAGGTACTGGCAGAGATGAAAAAGATTCCCTACCTGCGGGATGTACAGATTAATCAGCCGCTGAACTATCCGGCTATCCGGGTAAATATTGACCGGGAACGTGCCGGACAGCTGGGCGTGAGTGTAACGGATATTGCCAAATCACTGACCGCCGCTACTTCTTCCAGCCGCTTCACAGAAAAGAACGTGTGGCTGGATGAGAAAAATGCGACCTCTTATTTTGTACAGATATCCGTACCGGAAAACCAGATGAGCAGCATGAATGATATGGCGGCCATCCCGGTTTCAAAGAACCAGACCAGGCCTTTTCTGGGCGATGTGGCTACGTTGCAGCCGGATACCGTTATCGGAGAATATGACCGGGTAGGCGCTGTGCGTATTATTTCTATCGGCGCCAATGTGCATAAGAAAGACCTGGGCCGCGCGGCAGATGCTGTGGATAAAGCCATCAAACGCGCCGGTGAACCACCGCGTGGTATGAGTGTGGAAAAACGCGGTTTGATGAATCTGTTGACAGAAACACTGGACAGCCTGCAATCCGGTTTGCTGGTAGCCATTATCGTGATCCTGTTATTGCTGGCGGCCAACTTCCAGTCGTTTAAAGTAGCGCTGGTGATTGTATCTACCATCCCCGCAGTACTGGCTGGCTCCCTGATCATGTTGCTGCTCACCGGTTCTACGTTGAACCTGCAATCCTATATGGGTATCATCATGTCGGTGGGCGTATCGGTGGCCAATGCGATCCTGCTGGTGACCAATGCAGAGAAGCTGAGACTGGAAAACAGCGATGCCCGCAAATCGGCCCTGGAAAGTGCCGCGGTAAGGTTACGGCCTATTCTGATGACCAGCATCGCGATGGTCGTAGGTATGATACCGATGGCTTCCGGTTTGGGTGAAGCCGGTGATCAGACGGCGCCACTGGGCCGCGCAGTAATAGGCGGATTGATTGCCTCTACTTTCGCGTCCCTGCTGATATTACCGCTCATCTTCTCCTGGGTACAACGTAAGGCTACTGTTAAATCGGCCTCACTGGATCCCGAAGATAAAAACAGCGAATTTTATATCCCGGACGCCACACACGCATAA